The Mesorhizobium loti genome includes a region encoding these proteins:
- a CDS encoding ABC transporter substrate-binding protein — protein MSLRSVISNLTMGAFALAAASALTPSAQAAAPESNDPIKIALFDWTSVNLNAKILGGILEKLGYTVEYPTADYLSSLTTGLTNGDLDVGLEFWDTTAGEAMKASDATGQTERLGKLGPKAKEEWWFPEYMKEKCPGLPNWEALKDPKCAEAFSTAETAPKGRYLGGPVTWEGFDDERVEALKLPFTVIHAGTDAAMFAELDSAYQRKAPIMLWIYSPHWAPAKYKGEWVEFPEYTPECYNDPKWGVNPDAKYDCGKPHGEIWKYSWSGMKDKWPVAYKVAKAYTIDTDELNKMSGEIDLGGKTPEDVAAAWIAAHEADWKAWAQ, from the coding sequence ATGTCACTTCGCAGTGTGATTTCGAACTTAACAATGGGAGCCTTCGCACTCGCCGCGGCGAGTGCACTGACACCTTCCGCCCAAGCCGCCGCACCCGAATCCAATGACCCGATCAAGATCGCGCTGTTCGACTGGACCAGCGTCAACCTGAACGCCAAGATCCTCGGCGGCATCCTGGAAAAGCTCGGCTACACCGTCGAGTATCCCACGGCCGACTACCTCTCCAGCTTGACCACGGGTCTCACCAATGGCGATCTCGATGTCGGCCTGGAATTCTGGGACACGACCGCCGGCGAGGCCATGAAAGCCTCCGATGCCACCGGCCAGACCGAGCGGCTGGGCAAGCTTGGACCGAAGGCCAAGGAAGAATGGTGGTTTCCCGAATACATGAAGGAGAAATGCCCTGGCCTGCCCAATTGGGAAGCGCTGAAGGATCCGAAATGCGCCGAAGCCTTCTCGACGGCCGAGACCGCACCGAAGGGTCGCTATCTCGGCGGCCCAGTGACCTGGGAAGGCTTTGACGACGAGCGCGTCGAGGCGCTGAAACTGCCCTTCACCGTCATCCATGCCGGCACCGACGCGGCGATGTTCGCCGAGCTGGACTCGGCCTATCAGCGCAAGGCGCCGATCATGCTGTGGATCTATTCGCCGCACTGGGCGCCGGCCAAGTACAAGGGCGAGTGGGTTGAATTCCCCGAATACACGCCCGAGTGTTACAACGACCCGAAATGGGGCGTGAACCCCGACGCCAAATATGATTGCGGCAAGCCGCATGGCGAGATCTGGAAGTACTCCTGGTCCGGCATGAAGGACAAATGGCCGGTCGCCTACAAGGTGGCGAAGGCCTACACGATCGACACCGACGAGCTCAACAAGATGAGCGGCGAGATCGATCTCGGCGGCAAGACGCCGGAAGACGTCGCAGCCGCCTGGATCGCCGCCCATGAGGCAGACTGGAAAGCCTGGGCGCAGTGA
- a CDS encoding glycine betaine/L-proline ABC transporter ATP-binding protein, which translates to MTDKTEQGSNGAGTPKDARPIKLACRNVWKLFGSNAANFIRERDGKASMADVTAAGLVGAVRAVDLEIRQGEIFIIMGLSGSGKSTLVRCMSRLVEPTHGKVEFEGKDLLKISDAALIELRRHRMGMVFQNFALLPHLNVLENIAFPLSIQGQDRPTREARAREVIELVGLRGREHFYPRELSGGQQQRVGIARSLATKPEIWFLDEPFSALDPLIRREMQDELMRLQTMLHKTIVFITHDFDEAIRLADRIAIMKDGEVIQTGTPEELVVNPATDYVAEFTRDVDRAKVISARSLMRACDGSEHGGTVAPDAKIASFSAGIVAANKPFAVVNGTGKPIGEVTPQAVIDLLAGIDRSRTGA; encoded by the coding sequence ATGACGGACAAGACTGAACAGGGGTCCAATGGGGCGGGCACGCCAAAGGATGCCCGCCCGATAAAGCTTGCCTGCCGCAATGTCTGGAAGCTGTTCGGATCGAATGCGGCGAACTTCATCCGCGAACGCGACGGCAAGGCCAGTATGGCGGATGTTACTGCCGCCGGGCTTGTCGGCGCGGTGCGCGCCGTCGACCTCGAAATCCGCCAGGGCGAGATTTTTATCATCATGGGCCTGTCGGGCTCCGGCAAGTCGACACTGGTGCGCTGCATGTCGAGGCTGGTCGAGCCGACCCACGGCAAGGTCGAATTCGAGGGCAAGGATCTGCTCAAGATCTCGGATGCAGCTCTCATCGAATTGCGCCGGCATCGCATGGGCATGGTGTTCCAGAATTTTGCCCTCCTGCCGCATCTCAATGTGCTGGAGAACATTGCCTTCCCGCTCAGCATCCAGGGGCAGGATCGGCCGACGCGCGAGGCACGGGCGCGCGAGGTCATCGAGCTAGTCGGCTTGAGGGGGCGCGAGCATTTCTATCCGCGCGAGCTGTCCGGCGGCCAGCAGCAGCGAGTCGGCATTGCCCGAAGCCTGGCGACCAAACCGGAAATCTGGTTCCTCGACGAGCCGTTCTCGGCGCTCGATCCGCTGATCCGCCGCGAAATGCAGGACGAGCTGATGCGGCTGCAAACCATGCTGCACAAGACCATCGTCTTCATCACCCATGATTTCGACGAGGCAATCCGGCTGGCCGATCGCATCGCCATCATGAAGGATGGCGAGGTCATTCAGACCGGCACGCCGGAGGAGCTGGTGGTCAACCCGGCGACCGACTATGTCGCCGAGTTCACCCGCGACGTCGACCGCGCCAAGGTGATCTCGGCACGCAGCTTGATGCGCGCCTGCGATGGCTCGGAGCATGGCGGCACGGTGGCGCCGGATGCCAAGATCGCCAGCTTCTCGGCCGGTATCGTTGCCGCCAACAAGCCGTTCGCGGTGGTCAACGGCACCGGCAAGCCGATCGGCGAGGTGACGCCGCAAGCGGTGATCGATCTGCTGGCCGGCATCGATCGCTCAAGGACCGGCGCATGA
- a CDS encoding ABC transporter substrate-binding protein, which translates to MPKHFRMIDNARRMLTAIENSAVDELLAGRLGRRDFLRHGSVLGLSLPFLGSLVAAAGLGTQQARAEGKPGGTVRAGVATPGGAIDPVTYYDSGSYQLVFQTAEFLCITQPDLTLKPVLAESWAPNEDGSVWTFKLRKGVKFHNGEDFKADDVVATFDRLADPNGASNALSVFKGLLSKGGTQKVDDHTVAFHLDAPNGSFPYSVSIDNYNAVILPASYKGDYEKTFEGTGPFRLETYTPKVGATFIRNPDYWGEKALPDRLEFKFYGDVQPRILALQAGEVDILDAVPLDVSQVVLNSPDITVLRVASTAHRQLHMRCDTGPFTDKRVRQALALCIDRSKLVDGLCRGMAATGNDSPFAPAFPATDKTVPQRVQDIAKAKQLLEAAGLAGGFDITLTTLRYSDIPGYAQLFQNFAKEIGARISLNIEDQDKYYGKAVFGQSDWLDSPLGITDYAHRSVPNVFLKSPLVSDGPWNAAHFKSPAYDGMVTSYLKALDVGAQRAAASDIQKLLLDATPVIFSYFPDLLVPVRKNVSGLPPIAAGLLLDRVSLS; encoded by the coding sequence ATGCCCAAGCATTTCAGGATGATCGACAACGCTCGCAGAATGCTCACCGCAATCGAAAATTCCGCTGTCGACGAATTGCTGGCCGGCAGGTTGGGCCGCCGCGACTTCCTGCGCCATGGCAGCGTGCTTGGTCTTTCCTTGCCCTTTCTGGGCAGCCTTGTCGCGGCCGCCGGCCTCGGCACGCAGCAGGCTCGTGCCGAGGGCAAGCCGGGCGGCACGGTGCGCGCCGGCGTGGCGACGCCGGGCGGCGCCATCGATCCCGTCACCTACTATGACAGCGGCAGCTACCAGCTGGTTTTCCAGACCGCCGAATTTCTCTGCATCACGCAGCCGGACCTCACCTTGAAGCCGGTGCTGGCGGAGAGCTGGGCGCCGAACGAGGACGGCAGCGTGTGGACCTTCAAGCTGCGCAAGGGCGTGAAATTCCACAATGGCGAGGACTTCAAGGCGGACGACGTCGTCGCGACGTTCGACCGGCTGGCCGACCCCAACGGTGCTTCCAATGCACTTTCCGTGTTCAAGGGGCTGCTGTCGAAGGGTGGCACCCAGAAGGTCGACGACCACACCGTCGCCTTCCACCTCGATGCGCCGAATGGCAGCTTTCCCTATTCGGTGTCGATCGACAATTACAACGCCGTCATCCTGCCGGCGAGCTACAAGGGCGACTACGAAAAGACGTTCGAAGGCACCGGGCCGTTCCGGCTGGAGACCTACACGCCAAAGGTCGGCGCGACCTTCATCCGCAACCCCGACTATTGGGGTGAGAAGGCGCTGCCCGACCGGCTCGAGTTCAAGTTCTACGGCGACGTGCAGCCGCGCATCCTGGCGCTGCAGGCCGGCGAGGTCGACATTCTCGACGCGGTTCCGCTCGATGTCAGCCAGGTGGTGCTGAACAGCCCCGACATCACCGTGTTGCGTGTCGCCTCGACCGCGCACCGCCAGCTTCACATGCGCTGCGACACCGGCCCCTTCACCGACAAGCGCGTGCGCCAGGCGCTGGCGCTGTGCATCGACCGTTCGAAGCTGGTCGACGGCCTGTGCCGTGGCATGGCGGCGACCGGCAATGACAGCCCGTTCGCGCCGGCCTTCCCCGCGACCGACAAGACGGTGCCGCAACGCGTCCAGGATATCGCCAAGGCAAAGCAATTGCTGGAGGCGGCGGGCCTCGCCGGCGGCTTCGACATCACGCTGACGACGCTGCGCTATTCCGACATTCCCGGCTACGCGCAATTGTTCCAGAATTTCGCCAAGGAGATTGGCGCCCGCATTTCGCTCAACATCGAGGACCAGGACAAATATTACGGCAAGGCAGTGTTCGGCCAATCGGACTGGCTGGACAGCCCGCTCGGCATCACCGACTACGCGCATCGCAGCGTGCCCAACGTCTTCCTCAAGAGCCCGCTGGTCAGCGACGGCCCGTGGAACGCGGCGCATTTCAAGAGCCCGGCCTATGACGGCATGGTCACCAGCTATTTGAAGGCGCTCGATGTCGGCGCGCAGCGCGCTGCCGCCTCCGACATCCAGAAGCTGCTGCTCGACGCGACGCCTGTCATCTTCAGCTATTTCCCCGATCTGCTGGTGCCGGTGCGCAAGAATGTCAGCGGACTGCCGCCGATCGCCGCCGGGCTGCTGCTCGATCGCGTGTCATTGAGTTGA
- a CDS encoding DUF427 domain-containing protein produces MIVRQRPITKEENRETTIRKPHLRGRGPHFPLLDNIVQYDFEPGYIAFTMPTQKRLRVQVGSMTVADTTNALVFYESDHLPVYYFPIGDVREEFLLPSKTTTEDPFKGIATHYSLNTGITLVEDAAWRYLDPVKGCPPISDYMSFTWSKMGHWFEEDEEIFVHARDPFRRVDCLPSSRRVQVILDGEQVADSRRGVFLFETGHPVRHYLPIADTRLDMFAPSRYISRCPYKGISNYYHVTTKAKRHENLVWYYPEPVHEAERIKGLVCFHHELVDKILVDGVEIPKEATAASSGYF; encoded by the coding sequence TTGATCGTGCGCCAGCGCCCGATCACGAAAGAAGAGAACCGGGAGACTACCATTCGCAAGCCCCATCTGCGCGGCCGTGGGCCGCATTTTCCCTTGCTCGATAACATCGTGCAGTACGATTTCGAGCCGGGCTACATAGCCTTCACCATGCCCACGCAGAAGCGCCTGCGTGTGCAGGTGGGGTCAATGACCGTGGCCGATACGACCAACGCCTTGGTGTTCTACGAATCCGATCACCTGCCGGTCTACTACTTCCCGATCGGCGACGTTCGCGAGGAGTTCCTGCTGCCGAGCAAGACGACGACAGAGGACCCATTCAAGGGCATAGCCACCCACTATTCGCTTAACACCGGCATCACGCTGGTCGAGGACGCGGCCTGGCGCTATCTCGATCCGGTCAAGGGCTGTCCCCCGATATCGGACTATATGTCGTTCACCTGGAGCAAGATGGGCCACTGGTTCGAGGAGGACGAAGAAATCTTCGTCCACGCCCGCGATCCGTTCCGCCGGGTCGACTGCCTGCCGTCGTCGCGACGCGTCCAGGTCATCCTCGACGGCGAACAGGTCGCCGATTCACGCCGCGGCGTGTTCCTGTTCGAGACCGGCCATCCGGTGCGCCACTATCTGCCGATCGCCGACACGCGGCTCGATATGTTCGCGCCCAGCCGCTACATCTCGCGCTGCCCCTACAAGGGCATCTCCAACTACTACCACGTGACGACCAAGGCCAAGCGCCATGAGAACCTGGTCTGGTATTATCCTGAGCCGGTGCATGAGGCGGAGCGCATCAAGGGCCTGGTCTGTTTCCACCACGAGCTGGTCGACAAGATCCTGGTCGATGGCGTCGAAATCCCGAAGGAAGCCACGGCCGCCTCGAGCGGTTATTTCTGA
- a CDS encoding SDR family oxidoreductase, translating into MDLFKLDGDVALVTGAGSGIGQAIAIGLAEAGADVACFGHASKGGLDETAHRITALGRKALVLTGTVTSQSDLAAAIDRIEAELGALTVAVNNAGIAGSEPAETMRLETWQKVHEVNVAGVFLSCQAEARKMLARGKGSIINIASMSGTIVNRGLTQAHYNSSKAAVIHMSKSLAMEWADRGLRVNVVSPGYTLTPMNKRPEVAEEVKIFKRDTPMGRMAAPEEMVGPTVFLASRAASFVTGLDLIVDGGYVCW; encoded by the coding sequence ATGGATCTTTTCAAGCTGGACGGCGATGTCGCGTTGGTTACTGGCGCCGGCAGCGGCATCGGCCAGGCAATCGCGATCGGACTGGCCGAGGCGGGCGCCGACGTCGCCTGTTTCGGCCACGCGTCGAAGGGTGGGCTGGATGAAACCGCCCACCGGATCACGGCGCTCGGCCGCAAGGCGCTGGTGCTGACCGGCACGGTGACGTCGCAGAGCGATCTCGCGGCGGCGATCGATCGCATCGAGGCCGAACTCGGTGCGCTGACCGTCGCAGTCAACAATGCCGGCATTGCCGGCTCCGAACCCGCCGAGACGATGCGGCTGGAGACATGGCAGAAGGTGCACGAGGTCAATGTCGCCGGCGTGTTCCTGTCCTGCCAGGCCGAGGCGCGCAAGATGCTGGCGCGAGGCAAAGGCTCGATCATCAACATCGCCTCGATGTCCGGCACCATCGTCAACCGGGGACTGACGCAGGCGCACTACAACTCTTCGAAGGCCGCCGTCATCCACATGTCGAAGAGCCTCGCCATGGAGTGGGCCGATCGCGGCCTGCGCGTCAATGTCGTCAGCCCGGGCTACACGCTGACGCCGATGAACAAGCGACCGGAGGTGGCCGAAGAGGTCAAGATCTTCAAGCGTGACACGCCGATGGGGCGCATGGCGGCGCCGGAAGAAATGGTCGGACCGACGGTGTTCCTTGCCAGCCGCGCCGCGAGCTTCGTCACCGGCCTCGACCTGATTGTCGATGGCGGCTACGTCTGCTGGTAG